A single window of Nicotiana sylvestris chromosome 3, ASM39365v2, whole genome shotgun sequence DNA harbors:
- the LOC138887285 gene encoding uncharacterized protein — translation MAEELKKLTGRVQSVVGGKGIEGLNYEDFCVQLDVELSEGYKPPKFERFDEIGDSKVHLRTYYDKLVGVGKDERLRMKLFMRSLTGDALSWYMSQNPKKWVNWVSMASDFMDRFRFNTENTPDVFYIQNLKKKPTETFREYATRWILEAAKERAALEEEQMNKFFVKAQYPQYYERLMVIENHKFSNIIKLGERIEEGIKSGMVTNFEAFQATNKAFSQEVSPRRKKWVQ, via the coding sequence ATGGCAGAAGAACTCAAAAAGCTCACTGGTAGAGTTCAGAGTGTCGTAGGTGGAAAGGGCATTGAGGGTTTGAATTATGAGGACTTTTGCGTTCAACTAGATGTAGAACtgtcggagggttacaaacctccaaagttcgaaaGGTTCGACGAAATTGGTGATTCGAAAGTGCATCTAAGAACATACTATGACAAACTTGTAGGGGTTGGTAAAGATGAACGGCTTCGtatgaagctattcatgaggagcctcactggagatgctttgtcttggtacatgaGTCAGAACCCGAAGAAGTGGGTTAATTGGGTGAGCATGGCGTCAGATTTTATGgatcggttcaggttcaacacagaaaatacaccagatgttttctacatccaaaatctcaagaagaaaccaacggaaaccttccgcgagtatgctactcggtggatATTGGAAGCTGCGAAAGAAAGGGCGGCActtgaagaagaacaaatgaataagttcTTTGTCAAAGCTCAAtacccgcaatactatgaaaggttgatggttattgaaaatcataaattctctaacatcatcaaactgggagaaagaatagaagaagggATCAAGAGTGGAATGGTAACAAATTTCGAAGCATTCCAGGCCACAAATAAAGCTTTCAGTCAGGAGGTATCTCCAAGAAGGAAGAAGTGGGTGCAGTAA
- the LOC138887286 gene encoding uncharacterized protein codes for MALKATIFFAWISYHNSHINWGNSLFIKAVIPPKVEIPSLRIIQEVELSDTEWVQSHYEQLALIDGKRMNEVCHGKLYQDRMARDFNKNIRPRQFTPRQLLLKWIFPHHDEAKGKFSPNWQGPYIVHRVLRGGAPILAEMDGEIWQKPIHSDTVKRYYV; via the coding sequence ATGGCACTAAAAGCTACCATTTTCTTTGCTTGGATATCGTACCACAattcgcacatcaactggggcaactccttatttattaaagCAGTTATCCCTCCtaaagtagaaatcccttctctaagaatcatacaagaagttgagctcAGTGATACAGAATGGGTACAAAGCCACTATGAACAACTGGCCCTCattgatggaaagagaatgaatgaagTATGTCATGGTAAACTCTACCAGGACAGAATGGCAAGAGATTTCAACAAAAACATCAGACCAAGGCAATTCACACCGAGGCAATTGTTGCTGAAATGGATCTTCCCACATCACGATGAAGCAAAGGGGAAGTTTTCACCCAATTGGCAAGGTCCCTACATTGTTCACCGAGTACTAAGGGGAGGAGCTcccatacttgcagaaatggacggagaaatttggCAAAAACCTATCCACTCAgacacagtcaagagatactatgtttag